A single window of Brevundimonas vitisensis DNA harbors:
- the modA gene encoding molybdate ABC transporter substrate-binding protein has protein sequence MPRSIWIAAGVLLALVTGMGCSPRSAPPVTVFAAASLTDALTEIATDYGRDTGVRVRLSFGSSGALARQIEAGAPADVVILADRAWMLRLSRSGLLAEAPGALLGNRLVVIAPAAAAVGPDPFLALGKGNRLVIGDPDSVPAGAYAKAWLEGSGRWSWVQSRVVYGADVRAVRAFVARGEAAFGIVYRSDAVGQNAVRAVLEPAPDQYPEIVYPAAAVRGASNQALDFLDHLRGPAAAAVFERYGFEPLA, from the coding sequence ATGCCGAGGTCGATCTGGATCGCTGCAGGCGTTCTGCTGGCCCTGGTGACAGGCATGGGCTGCTCGCCGCGCAGTGCCCCACCCGTCACCGTTTTTGCGGCGGCCTCATTGACCGATGCCCTGACGGAGATCGCCACCGACTATGGGCGGGATACCGGCGTGCGGGTCAGACTGTCCTTCGGGTCGAGCGGAGCGCTCGCGCGGCAGATCGAGGCCGGGGCACCCGCCGATGTGGTCATCCTCGCCGACCGCGCCTGGATGCTGCGGTTGTCGCGGTCCGGACTCTTGGCGGAAGCCCCCGGTGCCCTGCTGGGCAATCGGCTGGTCGTGATCGCGCCGGCAGCAGCCGCCGTCGGCCCCGATCCATTTTTGGCGCTTGGAAAGGGAAACCGGCTCGTGATCGGTGACCCCGACAGTGTTCCCGCCGGGGCCTATGCCAAGGCCTGGCTTGAAGGCTCCGGACGCTGGTCCTGGGTTCAGAGCCGGGTGGTCTATGGTGCCGACGTCAGGGCGGTACGCGCCTTTGTGGCACGGGGCGAGGCGGCCTTCGGGATCGTCTATCGCAGCGACGCGGTCGGCCAGAACGCGGTGAGGGCGGTCCTGGAGCCCGCGCCGGACCAGTATCCGGAAATCGTCTATCCGGCGGCGGCGGTGCGGGGTGCCAGCAACCAGGCTCTCGACTTCCTGGATCATCTCAGAGGCCCGGCCGCTGCTGCAGTTTTCGAGCGGTACGGATTTGAGCCGCTGGCCTGA
- a CDS encoding DUF6626 family protein — MDIYHHFLERGLTDSRRHFSSAWLGRAENYMCLRSGREASADALIELFQTLWREGQFALAVRVGWTVLWLTPEARR, encoded by the coding sequence ATGGACATCTACCACCACTTTCTTGAACGCGGCCTGACAGACTCTCGTCGGCACTTCTCGTCCGCATGGCTCGGCAGAGCCGAGAACTACATGTGCCTTCGTTCTGGGCGAGAAGCGTCGGCCGACGCGCTCATCGAACTGTTCCAGACGCTATGGCGTGAAGGTCAGTTCGCGCTGGCCGTCCGTGTGGGCTGGACAGTCCTTTGGCTAACACCGGAGGCTCGCAGATGA
- a CDS encoding MoaD/ThiS family protein, whose protein sequence is MPQVRLFGTIGDAAGWSEKTVPGETLGALKAMIAADDPQLSALLSDASTLVILNHALIPASLRGEDRPLDIQDEIAFGSPVGGG, encoded by the coding sequence TTGCCGCAGGTAAGACTGTTCGGGACCATTGGCGATGCCGCAGGCTGGAGCGAAAAGACCGTGCCGGGCGAGACGCTAGGTGCGCTCAAGGCCATGATTGCCGCCGACGATCCGCAGCTGAGCGCACTGTTGTCCGACGCCTCGACCCTGGTGATCCTCAATCACGCCCTGATCCCGGCCAGCCTGAGGGGCGAGGACCGTCCTCTCGATATCCAGGATGAAATCGCCTTCGGCTCGCCGGTCGGAGGGGGATGA
- a CDS encoding ATP-binding cassette domain-containing protein has translation MKLACQAKGRRGAFAFDFAFESRHRAVALVGPSGCGKTSFLHGLAGLLKHGSARIQIDGDLLLDDGIDRRPAHQRRIGYVFQDVRLFPHLTVRQNIAFSQPYGGDRLTVAEALHLMDLEGFEDRRPAALSGGEARRVALARALAAKPRLLLLDEPFTGLDASRRERLAPYLMRLRDQADLPMILVSHDPRDLDLIAGETVVMGVGDPG, from the coding sequence ATGAAACTGGCGTGCCAGGCCAAGGGACGGCGCGGGGCTTTCGCCTTCGACTTTGCCTTTGAAAGTCGTCATCGGGCGGTGGCGCTCGTCGGGCCGTCGGGCTGTGGCAAGACCAGCTTCCTGCATGGCTTGGCCGGGCTGCTGAAGCATGGCTCGGCCCGGATCCAGATCGACGGTGACCTTCTGCTCGATGACGGTATCGACCGGCGGCCCGCCCACCAGCGACGGATCGGCTATGTCTTTCAGGACGTGAGGCTCTTTCCGCACCTGACCGTGCGACAGAACATCGCCTTTTCTCAGCCCTATGGCGGGGATCGGTTGACCGTGGCGGAAGCCCTTCACCTGATGGATCTTGAGGGCTTCGAGGATCGACGGCCCGCCGCCCTGTCGGGAGGCGAAGCGCGCCGGGTCGCCCTGGCCCGCGCCCTGGCGGCCAAGCCGAGGCTGCTCCTGCTCGACGAGCCCTTCACCGGCCTGGATGCATCGCGCCGCGAGCGGCTGGCCCCTTATCTGATGCGGCTGCGGGACCAGGCCGACCTGCCGATGATCCTGGTGTCGCACGACCCTCGCGACCTCGATCTGATCGCCGGCGAGACCGTTGTCATGGGGGTGGGCGATCCGGGGTAG
- a CDS encoding recombinase family protein: MSTADKNQTVENQLRDLRAVAQRQDWEIVATFLDEGISGAKGRDKRPGFDALLKGVARRDFDLIACFSVCRIGRSLPDLIHFLGDIQTKNVDLYVHTQGLDTSTPSGRMMFSMLGVFAEFERAIHRERVFSGLRRTTKKSGRKPMPDDRVEAIRKSLRDGQGIRATARLHRASPMTVMAIKRSMESVPA; the protein is encoded by the coding sequence GTGAGCACGGCCGATAAAAACCAGACCGTCGAGAACCAACTTCGTGATCTGCGAGCCGTGGCCCAGAGGCAGGACTGGGAGATCGTGGCGACGTTCCTCGACGAGGGCATATCCGGCGCCAAGGGACGAGACAAACGACCGGGCTTCGACGCCTTACTGAAAGGGGTCGCACGCAGGGATTTCGATCTGATCGCTTGCTTCTCGGTCTGTAGGATCGGCCGATCCCTGCCTGACCTGATCCACTTCCTCGGCGACATCCAAACCAAGAACGTGGACCTCTACGTCCACACGCAGGGCCTCGACACCTCGACACCCTCCGGCCGGATGATGTTCTCGATGCTTGGCGTTTTTGCCGAATTCGAGAGGGCCATTCATAGGGAGCGCGTGTTCTCGGGGCTGCGTCGGACGACCAAGAAGAGCGGTCGCAAGCCCATGCCTGACGACCGTGTGGAAGCGATCAGGAAATCGTTGCGGGACGGTCAGGGCATCCGCGCCACCGCCCGGCTCCATCGTGCATCGCCCATGACCGTGATGGCCATCAAGCGTTCGATGGAGAGCGTCCCGGCTTAA
- a CDS encoding DNA-methyltransferase: MVIRRQKVAQVQKAPAANDNLPTTTPPPAAPTARLVKGECVAFMDSMVAGSVDLVVTSPPYLNIGMHYGDTFASIEDYIEFSRQWITAAARVLKPGGAMWINVGMHKAGPNSRVPITYYLFPLIAGTGLTFVQEIVWDRRAQQNTTQRFSTRSERWLYLVKPGVLKGARGRPKTIYPTFNLDDVRRPSTSADKRNNPAGANPADIWAFTQVHGTAKERTSHPCPFPQAMIERIVLACSNPGDVVLDPFGGSGTTGAAAIEHGRSAVLIEREPSYWPIIEKRLGLVDRHVVGRTETGVELFADFHNGDAIEKMKLIPSKSVNLILVDPPYGTTNCEWDQTLPAAEMWSEYERILAPNGMIVIHAAQPFSIDLILSNRPWFRQQLIWKKNRPVGFLHSNRRHLASHEEVLVFARPRGKMTYNPQGVTPKAAKVTRRGKVGAVYRDTYTKGEWTNDTANYPQSVLEFDCERDHGHPTQKPQALAEYLIRTYSNPGEVVLDHCYGSGTTGAAAMATGRSFIGVERDAVWFVKGRARILGEVRTSELGGKSAESLDARFASLSTGRVEASSGSEAWPEDIWPEGQRQDLRDITGHTDENLDQPVSGLKRHEFEVLQCSPLAASGKSIGGEPRAHIRLVAYRDSEHRVGHRPKTETAANENGVRFCGADEESVLHRTGDDRTSLGLKKHGRQRSVTVVREKNNEVAHLRASGVSQRTVQPTRTASAN; this comes from the coding sequence ATGGTCATCCGCCGCCAGAAGGTCGCTCAAGTTCAGAAGGCTCCGGCCGCCAACGACAACCTGCCCACCACCACGCCGCCGCCCGCCGCGCCGACCGCGCGACTGGTGAAGGGTGAGTGCGTCGCATTCATGGACTCCATGGTCGCCGGGTCGGTCGATCTGGTCGTGACGTCGCCGCCCTATCTGAACATCGGCATGCACTACGGCGACACGTTCGCGAGCATCGAGGACTACATCGAGTTCTCGCGCCAATGGATCACGGCAGCGGCTCGTGTGCTGAAACCCGGCGGCGCGATGTGGATCAACGTCGGCATGCATAAGGCCGGGCCAAACAGCCGTGTTCCCATCACCTATTATCTGTTCCCCCTGATCGCAGGCACCGGCCTGACCTTCGTTCAGGAGATTGTCTGGGACCGCCGCGCCCAGCAGAACACCACCCAACGCTTCTCCACTCGCTCGGAACGCTGGCTGTATCTGGTGAAGCCCGGCGTGCTGAAGGGCGCGCGCGGTCGTCCGAAGACGATCTACCCCACCTTCAATCTCGACGATGTGCGACGTCCCTCGACATCGGCTGACAAGCGCAACAATCCGGCGGGTGCCAACCCCGCCGACATCTGGGCCTTCACGCAGGTTCACGGCACGGCCAAGGAGCGAACCAGCCACCCGTGCCCGTTCCCGCAAGCCATGATCGAACGCATCGTGCTGGCGTGCTCGAACCCCGGAGATGTCGTGCTCGACCCGTTCGGCGGCTCGGGGACGACGGGTGCGGCGGCTATCGAACACGGTCGTTCTGCGGTTCTCATCGAACGTGAGCCGAGTTACTGGCCGATCATCGAGAAGCGTTTGGGACTGGTTGATCGCCATGTCGTTGGCAGGACCGAGACCGGCGTCGAGCTTTTCGCCGACTTTCACAATGGGGACGCCATCGAGAAGATGAAGCTGATCCCATCGAAATCGGTGAACCTGATCCTTGTCGATCCGCCTTACGGCACCACGAACTGCGAATGGGACCAAACCCTTCCGGCGGCCGAGATGTGGAGCGAATACGAACGCATCCTCGCTCCCAATGGCATGATCGTGATCCATGCCGCACAGCCGTTCTCCATCGACTTGATCCTGTCGAACCGCCCTTGGTTCAGACAGCAACTGATCTGGAAGAAGAATCGCCCGGTCGGGTTCCTTCACTCCAATCGGCGTCATCTGGCGAGCCATGAGGAGGTGCTCGTGTTCGCGCGCCCTCGTGGAAAGATGACCTACAATCCGCAGGGTGTGACGCCGAAGGCCGCCAAGGTCACTCGTCGCGGGAAGGTGGGAGCCGTCTACCGGGATACCTACACCAAGGGCGAATGGACGAACGACACCGCGAACTATCCGCAATCGGTGCTGGAGTTCGATTGCGAGCGTGACCACGGCCATCCCACCCAGAAGCCTCAAGCTCTGGCGGAATATCTGATCCGCACTTACTCCAACCCCGGAGAGGTCGTGCTCGACCACTGCTACGGCAGCGGGACGACCGGCGCCGCCGCGATGGCTACGGGTCGCAGTTTCATCGGCGTCGAACGTGATGCTGTTTGGTTTGTGAAAGGGCGCGCTCGTATCCTCGGTGAGGTTCGGACGAGCGAACTCGGCGGCAAATCGGCCGAGAGCTTGGATGCGCGATTTGCATCGCTTTCAACTGGCCGCGTTGAAGCCTCAAGCGGCTCGGAGGCTTGGCCGGAAGACATCTGGCCAGAGGGCCAGCGGCAAGACCTTCGGGATATTACCGGTCACACCGATGAAAACCTCGATCAACCTGTCAGCGGCCTCAAGCGACATGAATTCGAAGTGCTCCAATGCTCGCCACTCGCAGCGTCGGGAAAGTCGATTGGTGGTGAGCCACGCGCTCACATTCGCTTGGTCGCTTACCGGGACAGTGAACATCGTGTTGGACACCGGCCGAAGACCGAGACCGCAGCGAATGAAAACGGCGTCCGCTTCTGTGGCGCAGATGAGGAGTCTGTCCTCCATCGGACTGGAGATGATCGCACCAGTCTTGGTTTGAAGAAGCACGGCCGCCAGCGTAGCGTCACCGTCGTCAGGGAAAAGAACAACGAAGTGGCTCATCTGCGAGCCTCCGGTGTTAGCCAAAGGACTGTCCAGCCCACACGGACGGCCAGCGCGAACTGA
- the modB gene encoding molybdate ABC transporter permease subunit, producing MLEPLTPFELQALGLSLKVAAVALIVVLPLGLGLGLLLARGRFPGRWLVEALVNLPLVLPPVVTGLVLLVVFGATGPVGRLLNDLFGVTLAFHWTGAALAAALMALPLVVRPLRLAFESIDQGLEDAAAVLGAPPAAVFLRVTLPLAAPGLVAAAFLGFARAFGEFGATVTFAGSIPGETQTLPVAIYAALQRAQGDQAAVRLALIAVAVSILAVIGSELCNRQLQRARSE from the coding sequence ATGCTTGAACCGTTGACCCCCTTTGAACTCCAGGCGCTGGGACTGTCGCTGAAGGTAGCGGCCGTCGCCTTGATCGTCGTTCTGCCGCTCGGGCTGGGGCTGGGCCTTCTGCTGGCGCGGGGACGATTTCCTGGCCGATGGCTGGTCGAGGCCCTGGTCAATCTGCCCCTCGTCCTGCCGCCCGTGGTGACCGGCCTTGTTCTGCTGGTGGTGTTCGGAGCCACAGGGCCGGTCGGGCGGTTGTTGAACGATCTGTTCGGCGTGACCCTGGCTTTCCACTGGACGGGCGCGGCGCTCGCTGCCGCTCTGATGGCGCTGCCTCTGGTGGTACGGCCCCTGCGCCTGGCCTTCGAGAGTATCGATCAGGGCCTCGAAGACGCTGCCGCTGTCCTGGGTGCGCCTCCGGCGGCGGTCTTTCTGCGCGTCACCCTGCCGCTGGCGGCACCGGGCCTGGTGGCCGCCGCCTTTCTGGGCTTTGCCCGTGCCTTTGGCGAGTTCGGCGCGACTGTGACCTTTGCGGGGTCGATCCCGGGGGAGACCCAGACCCTGCCCGTTGCCATCTATGCGGCGCTTCAGCGCGCCCAGGGCGATCAGGCCGCGGTCCGACTGGCCCTGATCGCCGTGGCTGTCTCCATACTGGCCGTGATCGGATCCGAGCTGTGCAATCGCCAACTGCAGCGGGCCAGATCGGAATGA
- the moaB gene encoding molybdenum cofactor biosynthesis protein B, producing the protein MTDALADLQPPAPGGRLVDLPFIPIRLAVLTISDTRDEESDTSGGILVDRIRQAGHVCDLKAIVPDDVTAIRAAVKAWIASGQVDAIITTGGTGLTGRDVTPEALEPLFDKRIDGFSVIFHQVSYQSIGLSTLQSRATAGLIDGVFVFCLPGSNGAVRDGWDKVIRWQLDSRHRPCNMVELMPRLDEA; encoded by the coding sequence ATGACCGACGCCCTCGCCGATCTTCAGCCGCCCGCGCCCGGCGGCCGCCTTGTGGACCTGCCGTTCATTCCGATCCGGCTGGCCGTGCTTACGATTTCCGATACCCGGGACGAGGAGAGCGACACCTCCGGCGGCATCCTGGTGGATCGCATTCGGCAGGCCGGCCATGTCTGCGACCTGAAGGCCATCGTGCCGGACGACGTCACGGCGATCCGGGCGGCGGTGAAAGCCTGGATCGCATCAGGACAGGTCGACGCGATCATCACCACCGGGGGTACCGGCCTGACCGGGCGGGACGTGACGCCCGAGGCGCTCGAGCCCCTGTTCGACAAACGGATCGATGGCTTCTCGGTCATCTTCCACCAGGTCAGCTATCAGTCGATCGGATTGAGCACCCTTCAGTCGCGGGCGACCGCCGGCCTGATCGACGGCGTATTCGTCTTCTGCCTGCCCGGATCGAACGGAGCCGTGCGGGATGGGTGGGACAAGGTGATCCGCTGGCAGCTCGACAGCCGACACCGCCCTTGCAACATGGTCGAACTGATGCCGCGCCTGGACGAAGCCTGA
- the moaC gene encoding cyclic pyranopterin monophosphate synthase MoaC has product MPGPGLTHIDADGRARMVDVSDKADTHRQAVARGRLCMGPDTLRLALSGEGRKGDVRAVAEIAGVMAAKRTSDLIPMCHPLLLSSVKVTIEPTEDGSGLTATATVKTRGPTGVEMEALTAVSAALLTLYDMLKAVDRGMTLADIQLVDKTGGASGDWARP; this is encoded by the coding sequence ATGCCTGGCCCCGGACTTACCCATATCGACGCTGATGGCCGTGCGCGGATGGTCGATGTGTCGGACAAGGCCGACACGCATCGGCAGGCCGTAGCCCGAGGCCGGTTGTGCATGGGTCCCGATACGCTTCGCCTGGCCCTGTCCGGCGAAGGGCGCAAGGGCGATGTGCGGGCGGTCGCAGAGATTGCCGGCGTCATGGCGGCCAAACGGACGTCGGACCTCATTCCCATGTGCCATCCGCTGCTGCTGTCCTCGGTCAAGGTCACGATCGAGCCGACTGAGGACGGCTCCGGACTGACGGCCACCGCCACGGTCAAAACCCGGGGGCCGACCGGGGTAGAGATGGAGGCGCTGACGGCGGTCAGTGCTGCCTTGCTGACCCTCTACGACATGCTCAAGGCGGTCGATCGCGGCATGACGCTGGCGGACATCCAGCTGGTCGACAAGACCGGTGGGGCCAGTGGCGATTGGGCGCGCCCATGA
- a CDS encoding DUF5677 domain-containing protein, whose protein sequence is MSSTNIILAPTPEIRAACDLIDDAIGRFLSARGRTLDGYAELGRYEADRAALPLFNVAIRSVEGVLALARTDLVLFPAAMMAARGAFETSLKAAWLVDCDAHFDRERRWLQLLESEERMEARLAGHLAKAGQDGSDRLKRRDELRAFRLEIERRFPDGYAALKGAPSVEQMMETLHDPQLYVAYIYLSQFLHGERAAASYYTPTSQPRRDAVTADDWSFPLKVVWLAFFRGARKLLVRFGGDPDSFMSEGEEVEVRNALAMVG, encoded by the coding sequence ATGAGCAGCACGAACATCATCCTTGCGCCTACCCCCGAGATACGCGCGGCGTGCGATCTCATCGACGATGCCATCGGCCGGTTCCTTTCAGCCCGTGGGCGAACGCTTGATGGCTATGCGGAACTCGGCCGATACGAAGCGGATCGGGCCGCCTTGCCGCTGTTCAACGTCGCGATCAGGTCCGTGGAAGGCGTGCTGGCTCTCGCACGAACCGATCTGGTGTTGTTCCCCGCAGCGATGATGGCGGCGCGGGGTGCCTTCGAAACAAGCCTGAAGGCTGCTTGGCTCGTTGACTGTGACGCCCATTTCGACCGTGAACGACGTTGGCTTCAGTTGCTGGAAAGCGAAGAGCGGATGGAGGCTCGGCTGGCGGGCCATCTGGCGAAGGCAGGACAAGACGGCTCTGACCGACTGAAACGACGTGATGAGCTTCGAGCCTTCCGACTTGAGATCGAGCGTCGGTTCCCTGATGGCTACGCGGCATTGAAGGGTGCCCCGTCTGTCGAACAGATGATGGAGACCCTGCACGACCCCCAACTCTACGTCGCCTACATCTATCTTTCGCAGTTCCTGCACGGTGAGCGGGCTGCGGCATCCTACTACACACCGACCAGCCAACCTCGGCGTGACGCGGTGACGGCCGATGATTGGTCCTTCCCGCTCAAGGTGGTGTGGCTGGCCTTCTTCCGTGGCGCACGCAAGCTGCTGGTGCGGTTCGGCGGCGACCCGGACAGCTTCATGTCGGAAGGTGAAGAGGTCGAAGTTCGCAACGCTCTGGCGATGGTCGGATAG
- a CDS encoding molybdenum cofactor biosynthesis protein MoaE has protein sequence MAGHALPSPHGSRVVLTRDALDVAALTAAFHRDRSHVGAVVIFTGLARSTTDGVAAGQLTLDAYPGFTEKVMVEMADEARSRFDIDDVSVWHRWGEIPVGEAIVFVAVAAVHRRPAFEAADFLMDHLKTRAPFWKREDGPDGRRWIEPRPRDLADLARWSQEPS, from the coding sequence ATGGCCGGCCACGCCCTTCCCTCGCCGCACGGCAGCCGGGTCGTCTTGACCCGCGATGCCCTGGATGTCGCCGCCCTGACCGCGGCCTTCCATCGCGACCGATCCCATGTCGGGGCCGTGGTCATCTTCACCGGACTGGCCCGGAGCACCACCGATGGCGTGGCGGCGGGACAGCTGACCCTCGACGCCTATCCGGGGTTCACGGAAAAGGTGATGGTCGAGATGGCTGACGAGGCCCGCAGCCGGTTCGATATCGACGATGTCTCGGTCTGGCACCGTTGGGGCGAGATCCCCGTTGGAGAGGCCATCGTCTTCGTGGCTGTCGCCGCCGTCCATCGCCGTCCCGCCTTTGAGGCGGCGGACTTTCTGATGGACCATCTCAAGACAAGGGCACCGTTCTGGAAGCGGGAGGACGGCCCGGACGGACGACGGTGGATCGAACCGCGCCCCCGCGACCTTGCCGACCTCGCCCGCTGGAGCCAGGAGCCTTCATGA
- the moaA gene encoding GTP 3',8-cyclase MoaA, with protein MTVVYQSDKLIRGGPAPLIDPFGRTIRYVRVSVTDRCDLRCLYCMAEHPAFLPKAEMLSLDELDRLCGAFIDLGCRTLRLTGGEPLVRKGFMDLVSSLSTRLRTGALEELTLTTNGTRLAQHADALAACGVRRINVSLDTLDADTYRRLTRGGDLNQVLAGLEAARSAGLAVKINVVALKNDNARELPDLIQWAHSLGMALTLIETMPMGEIEADRTDQFLSLADVRKDLARRWTLTPSAKRTAGPAQYVQVQETGGELGFITPLTHVFCEACNRVRVTCTGQLYLCLGQEDRADLRAILRANPGDDAPVRAAIRSAVDRKPKGHDFRIDRPGAPPASPRTMSATGG; from the coding sequence ATGACGGTCGTCTACCAGTCTGACAAGCTGATCCGAGGGGGTCCCGCCCCCCTGATCGACCCGTTCGGTCGGACGATCCGCTATGTCCGTGTTTCGGTGACCGACCGCTGCGACCTGCGCTGTCTCTACTGCATGGCCGAGCATCCTGCCTTCCTGCCGAAGGCGGAGATGCTGAGCCTGGACGAACTGGACCGCCTTTGCGGAGCCTTCATCGATCTGGGTTGCCGCACCCTGCGCCTCACGGGAGGCGAGCCCTTGGTCCGCAAGGGTTTCATGGATCTGGTCTCCAGCCTTTCGACCCGACTGCGGACCGGGGCGCTGGAAGAGTTGACCCTGACCACCAATGGCACGCGCCTGGCCCAGCACGCCGATGCCCTGGCTGCCTGTGGCGTGCGCCGGATCAATGTCTCGCTCGACACCCTGGATGCCGACACCTATCGCCGCCTGACGCGAGGCGGCGATCTCAACCAGGTTCTGGCCGGTCTTGAGGCGGCGCGGTCGGCGGGACTGGCCGTCAAGATCAATGTGGTGGCGCTGAAGAACGATAATGCGCGCGAACTGCCGGACCTGATTCAGTGGGCGCACAGCCTGGGCATGGCACTGACCCTCATCGAGACCATGCCGATGGGCGAGATCGAGGCCGACCGGACCGACCAGTTCCTGTCGCTCGCAGATGTTCGGAAGGATCTGGCGCGCCGCTGGACTTTGACACCGTCGGCGAAACGGACGGCCGGTCCCGCCCAATATGTGCAGGTCCAGGAAACCGGCGGCGAGCTCGGGTTCATCACCCCTCTCACCCATGTCTTCTGCGAGGCTTGCAACCGGGTTCGCGTCACCTGCACGGGGCAGCTTTATCTTTGCCTGGGCCAGGAAGATCGCGCCGATCTGCGGGCCATACTGCGAGCGAACCCCGGCGACGACGCGCCCGTGCGCGCCGCCATCCGCTCTGCCGTCGACCGCAAGCCCAAGGGGCATGATTTCCGCATAGACCGACCGGGCGCGCCGCCGGCCTCGCCCCGGACCATGTCCGCGACAGGAGGGTGA
- a CDS encoding molybdopterin molybdotransferase MoeA, with protein MSLPTPAEARSRMLQALAPLGAEEVPLEAADGRVLAEPVTAIRDQPPYDASAMDGWAVRTVDAVSGAALSIVGESAAGHDAGAHIGPGEAVRIFTGAALPPGADRVVIQEQARRTGMTVVLDDLADAPAYVRPRGGDFRAQDGLLEAGLRLNPWRIALAASAGRATVTCTSRPRVGLLSTGDELVAPGDAAGDRHIYDTCTPALAAFIARCGGLPVALPRARDTDAAILEAVASRPFDLLVTIGGASVGDHDRVKPALKSAGAQLVVEGIAVRPGKPTWFGHLGDGRPVLGLPGNPASALVCAELFLAPVLAGLQGIAWAEPLEAAILDTDLPANGPREHYMRALVSEGRVRVLNDQDSSLVTVMAAANALVRRLPHAPPLAAGAKVHVTRPIWAT; from the coding sequence ATGAGCCTGCCCACTCCCGCTGAGGCCCGGTCACGCATGCTGCAGGCACTGGCCCCTCTGGGCGCCGAGGAGGTGCCCCTGGAGGCCGCGGACGGTCGGGTTCTAGCCGAACCGGTAACGGCCATCCGCGACCAGCCACCCTATGACGCCTCGGCCATGGACGGCTGGGCGGTGCGCACAGTCGATGCCGTATCGGGCGCCGCGCTCAGCATCGTCGGGGAAAGCGCGGCGGGCCACGATGCAGGCGCACACATCGGCCCCGGTGAGGCCGTAAGGATCTTCACCGGCGCGGCCCTGCCCCCCGGTGCGGACCGGGTCGTCATCCAGGAACAGGCCAGGCGCACGGGGATGACCGTCGTCCTGGACGACCTCGCTGACGCGCCTGCCTATGTGCGTCCGCGCGGCGGTGATTTCCGCGCCCAGGATGGTTTGTTGGAGGCGGGCTTGCGCCTCAACCCCTGGCGCATCGCCCTGGCCGCCTCCGCCGGCAGAGCGACGGTGACGTGCACGTCTCGGCCACGGGTCGGCCTGCTTTCAACCGGCGACGAGCTCGTCGCGCCGGGGGATGCGGCGGGCGATCGGCATATTTATGACACCTGTACGCCGGCCCTTGCGGCCTTCATTGCCCGCTGCGGCGGCCTACCCGTCGCACTGCCGCGAGCACGGGATACGGACGCGGCCATTCTGGAAGCGGTGGCCTCTCGGCCCTTCGACCTTCTGGTGACCATCGGCGGTGCCTCGGTCGGCGACCATGACCGCGTCAAGCCCGCCCTGAAATCTGCCGGGGCTCAACTTGTCGTCGAGGGCATTGCCGTTCGCCCCGGAAAGCCGACCTGGTTCGGCCATCTTGGCGACGGACGCCCGGTGCTGGGCCTGCCGGGAAACCCGGCGTCGGCCCTGGTCTGCGCGGAGCTGTTTCTGGCGCCCGTTCTGGCGGGCCTGCAGGGGATCGCCTGGGCCGAACCACTGGAAGCGGCCATTCTGGACACCGACCTGCCGGCCAACGGCCCGCGCGAACATTATATGCGCGCTCTGGTCTCTGAGGGTCGGGTCCGGGTCCTGAATGATCAGGATTCCTCACTGGTGACGGTCATGGCGGCCGCCAACGCCCTGGTTAGGCGGCTTCCTCACGCGCCCCCTCTTGCTGCAGGGGCCAAGGTTCATGTGACGCGGCCCATTTGGGCGACCTAG